The Malus domestica chromosome 10, GDT2T_hap1 genome contains a region encoding:
- the LOC139188567 gene encoding uncharacterized protein translates to MVYGGVEWCMVVEKGCGKVWEMAGMDGGVAAKGIRMMVAAARNGNIGLDEFLNCGEEVQTQNKERQIQDKRVDNLEKQVGQIAEFMGQFREQGRLPRSTVVNPKGGFESAKAMHLRSGKQVGSDLNPSKPRSNEEEELRIEEEEQRPVTAKVEPNVPQVPSDPNSSNSSNKGKNVSNSVSTNDFPANVPFLSRFKQTKKEEAEKDILETFRKVQVNIPFLDAIKQVPRYAKFLKELCTNRRKISTKEVVKVSENVSAILQRKLPPKCKDPGSFTIPCVIGNSRFESAMLDLGASINVMPYSIYASMNLGALKNDGVIIQLADRSNAYPKGVLEDVLVQVNH, encoded by the exons atggtgtatggaggtgtagaatggtgtatggtTGTGGAGaagggttgcggcaaggtgtgggaaatggctggaatggatggaggAGTGGCGGCTAAGGGTATAAggatgatggtggctgcggcaaggaatgGGAATATAGGGTTGGatgaatttctgaattgtggAGAG gaagtccaaactcaaaacaaagagaggcaaatccaagacaagagggtggacaacttggagaagcaagtgggacaaattgccgagttcatggggcaatttcgTGAGCAAGGAAGGTTGCCTCGCTCAACGGTGGTCAATCCGAAAGGTGGAtttgaatctgcaaaagctatgCATTTGCGAAGTGGAAAGCAAGTCGGATCTGACCTCAACCCATCCAAGCCACGTTCCAACGAGGAGGAAGAGTTgagaattgaagaggaggaacaaaGGCCAGTCACGGCCAAGGTGGAACCAAATGTGCCGCAAGTTCCAAGTGATCCCAATtcgtccaattcatccaataaaggTAAAAACGTGTCAAATTCAGTTTCTACTAATGATTTCCCTGCAAATGTCCCTTTTCTTAGTAGGtttaagcaaacaaagaaagaagaagcggaaaaagacattttggagacgtttcggaaagttcaagtcaatatcccctttttggatgcaatcaagcaagtcccgaggtacgcCAAGTTCTTGAAGGAACTTTGCACCAATAGGAGGAAGATTTCGACCAAGGAGGTGGTCAAAGTAAGTGAAAACGTCTCAGCCATCTTACAACGCAAGCTGCCCccaaaatgcaaagatccgggtagttttacaattccgtgtgttATTGGTAATTCTAGGTTTGAATCTGCTATGTTAGAcctaggtgcatctataaatgtcatgccatattcaatttatgcatctatgaacctaggagCGTTGAAAAACGATGGGGTAATCATACAAttagccgatagatctaacgcctatccaaagggagttttggaagatgtgttagtgcaggttaatcattag